The genomic DNA TTACCAAGCCCACATCAAAAAGTCGGTGAAAATCCGCTCTGAGCAGAAGTCCATTTCTGACATCATGCCCTCCTTCGCCGGAGTAAGGGACAATATGTGCCGCCTCGAGGGCCACCAGCGTTGTTTCGCCAGTTATCGCACAGCGCCGCTGATAAGCCTCCGTGACCAGTACGCGGAATGAAGACTGACCAAGTCTTGGACGAACTTCAATTGGAGCCCCATATTTTTCAGTAGATTCGGCCGCAATAGTGGCATTAGAAATATTGCCTGGTTCACCAGCAGACGCCGTAAGCTTATACTGGATTTTTCTCCATATTTCGCGTCCAGCACCTACTCCTGACTCGAACATCTTTCCTCGTACTATATTAGACGACCAATCAGGCGGGTCCGCAAGCCAGTCTGATTCATTCAAAAAGAATGGGCTTGTTAGGACTGTGCAGCCGATATCATCATCATTGCGGCCGCCAGCAGTCAAGGGTTGAATGAGTTCTCGGAGCTCTTCAATGGAACTGCAACCATTTTTCTCACCAAAAACCTCCCATGCAATGCTTAACGGAAGCCTGCTATAGGTCACAAAAAATCCACCGCCTGCAATGTGATTATAAGGACGTTTTAGCTTGAACAGAAAGGGAAGGCCTACGGGTGCTCCAGTAAACGGCGGGATCGCGCTAGGCTGCCAGAAATTAACCTCATCCGGCCTTAATTTTGAAAGATACTTGAACCAACGATTATCAGTTACGCCCACCCAATATCTCACTTAACAAACCTCCGATTGCATATTCACCTGCCCCCACCATCCCCTCCTTCTGAAGCAGCGAATTCATCACCAGCAGGGAGTCGCCGGCAATGAGCCGATTGGCCCAGCCGCGATCATGCCTGTAGAAGTCGATGGCGTCCCGCAGGGGCAGGCTTTCGAAGGGGGCCTCGAACAGACCGGGCTGCACCATCTTCGACGGCTTCCCCTCCTTCATCCGCTTGCGCACCGCGGCCAGGATGCTCATCGGGTCCATCCGCTCGTGGACGTGGAGGGAGACGGTGTCCACATCGAAGCTGGTGCGCTCGGCCTTTCCGGTCCAGTTGAGGTAGGGGGACTGGAGGCGCTTCAACTCCTCCAGGGCGAGGCGCATGGTTTCGGGGTCGGCGGAAGCCAGGGCATCATCGATCAGGCTTTCGATTGCTGAACGGCTGCTGTCGAACTGGAGGGCCGGGTCCAGGTGAGGGTCGTAGGACCATAGGGTCTGCGGCTGCGCAGGATCGGTAGCGGGAGTTACCACGCCGACCTCGGGATTGTTCTTCCTTCGATCGGGATGGCGGTAGGAAATTATCTGAGCAGCATCCTGGTTTTTGGGACGAGGGGCGGCTGCAGCTTTTTTCTTCATGCCGGTGACGATAGGGACAGGTTCTTCGGCCAAACCATCCAGACTCCCCTGTTGCTCATCCATCCAGTCATCCTCCAGGGTGCGTTGAACATCTTACGTCTCTAGTAAAGCGTTCACTTTTTCGCACATTTCCCAATGCGAGTCAAGGAACCAACCGGCAAAACAAACTTGTTTTACAACATAATTGTTTTGGTAAAGAGGAGAAAAACAGGTGAATGTTCCTGCGTTCAGGAGGTGTCTCTTTTACTTTCCAGAACTACTGCGAGTGAGGTTTTCAGTAACGCGCTCAATACACTCCCAATGTGAAAGCGGCCCACCAGGACAAGACAACTACCGCGGCGCTGGCCGACGCAAGCAGAACACTGACCAGTTGCCCCGGCCGGCCATACCTTACGATCAGAAATTCCGCTGCCAACCCGAAGCCGATACCGAAGAAAAACCCGAAAAAATGCGCCCCGAGGTCGGTGTTCCGCCCCTCGGTTCCCAGCAGGACCAGGAGCGCCAGCGCAGCCGCCACCGGCAGAGGCCAGCGGCGGTGCAGATGGTGCCGGTAGCGGACCAGGCTGATCGAGGCGAATATCCCGACGGCGGCGAATACGGCGGTGGAGGCGCCAACGGAATCGTGGCTCGGAAGTTGAACATGGGCATTCAGCCAGTTTCCTGAAGCTCCTGCTGCGAGGAGCAGGCTCCAGGAGAGGCCTGAGCCGAGTTCACGGCAGAGGCAGACGAGAAAGAAACCGCCGATGGTGAGATTGCCGATCAGATGCACCAGGTCGGCGTGCAGCGTGAGCGCGGTCACGAGCCGCCACCATTCGCCGTCAAGGATCAGGTTGGCCCTTGCGCTGCCGAGTTCGGTCCAGTTCGGGGCCGAGTGTCCATCCGGCAAGTTGCCGAGCTGCGTCACATTGAAAAAGGTGGCCAGCAGGATCAATACGGAGAGGGTTGCCAGCGTGTTCTCCACGAGCGGACGGGGGGCAGGTGGAGGCGGCGGCCAGTCCCGGTTCTCTTCCTCAAAAAGGCGCAACTGCTCCGCTGCCTCGTCATAGGCCCCGGCAGGCACCAGCAACCGCCACCCGCCAATCCCCATTTCGACATGGCTCGGGAGAGCACGAGCCGCCAGCACCAACGCCCAGAGATTCGCCTGCCGCTCGCTAAGGGTGCCCGCTCCTGCGTCACCGATACGTCCGGGGCGGATCTCCAGCCATTGCTCTTCATAACTGCCGCTGAGCGCGTCTTGTTCCATGACGATACTATAAGCATCATCATCCCCAATTACCACCTTTGGGGTTGTTGAAAAAACATTCATCTCGCCGCCCTCCTCGAAAGCCACCGTGTGCGGCGTCGCGCTGTTTATGCCCCAGAGGGTACTACACCTCCTTGGGGCTTTCTGCGGGTGCGACGATCTGACTATTTTTGAACAACCAAATTTTTTCAATAACGTGATTTAAGTATCAAGACGGCGCAGATGAACTTACCGCAGAGGTAAAAAGAGAGAAAACCAAAGAGAAAAACAAAAAGGACACCACCGAAGGGAAGTGTCCTTTTTGTTTAAAACCGAGTGCGAGCGAGATTTTTCCGTCAGGTTTATGCCGGCGGGAGCGGGCCCCGCGGAGGCGTAGCAGCGCTACGCCGCACAAGAGGGCCCGCGCCCGCCGGTATGAAGATGGCGTAAAAGGCTCGCTCGGATCAGCGCATCATTTCGAAGAACCTGTCCTCGCAGCTCTGATCCACGATGTCGATAAACGTATTGCATATCTCCGTCACCATGTTGATGACCCCCTGATAGCCGACGATCGGATAGCGGTGCCTGTTGACCCTGTCGAAAACCGGGAAACCGAATCGGAAGAGCGGGATGTTGGCGTCCCTGGCGGCGAACTTGCCGTGGGTGTCGCCGATGATGGCATCCACCGGGTCGGTCATGAGGAGGCTCCGCATGTGCCAGAGGTCTTTCCCCATGTATATCTTTCCCTGCTTGCCGTACATGGAGGCGTCCAGAAGCGCCTGGATCTCCTTCTCCACCTTTTTGCTCCCCTTGCTGCAGAGGATGTGATAGGGGACCGCCCCCATTTCGAGGAGGAAGGAGATGTACCCGAGAAGCTGGTCGGGGTCGCCGTAGAGGGCGAACTTCTTCCCGTGGATGTACTGGTGGGAATCGGTGATGGCGTCCACCGCCCTTCCCCGCTCTGCCTTGAGGCTTTCGGGAATGGGCCTGCCCGACATTTCGGCAATATTCATAAGGAAAGCATCAGTTTTTGCAATGCCTAGCGGCATCGGGAGGGCGGAATGTTTCCCTGCGTAGCTGTCTTTCAGCCAGGCGTAGGTCTTGGTGGCCGAGAAGGGGCCGAGGTTGATGGTCGCTTTGCCGTTGATGGAATCGGCGGCGTCTTCAAGCTTCGTCCCCCCTGGATAGAGGCGGTAGGTGCCGTCGAGGGGGGAGTCGAACACTTCGGAGATATCGCCGAGGATCGTGTAGGGAACGCCGAATGCCTCGAAGATCTTCTTGTACTCGCGGAAGTTCCCGGTATTGGCATCAAAGCCGGGGATGAGGTTTATCTTCCCGGTGCAGCGCCCTTCCACCTTCTTCCCGTCGGTGAGGTTCTGGAGGATGGAGAGGAGCATGGCATCGTACCCGTGGACGTGGGAGCCGTTGAAGCTCGGGGTGTTGGCATAGGGCACCGGCATATCCGCGGGAACGATCCCTTTGTTGCGTGCGTTCTTGATGAAGGCGCTCAGGTCGTCCCCGATGATCTCAGGCATGCAGGATGTGAAGACGGAGATCATCTTCGGCTTGTAGAGGGCGATGGCGTTATCGAGCCCCTCGTGAAGGTTGTTCTGCCCGCCGAAAACCGCGCCGTCCTCGGTCATCGCGTCGGAGACGGCGGGTGCCGGCTCGCGGAAGTGGCGGTTCAGGGTGGAGCGGTAGTAGGAGGCGCAACCCTGGGAGCCGTGCACGAAGGGGAGCGAGCCTTCGAAGGCGTGGGCTACGAGCTCCGCCCCCAGCGGCTGGCAAGTGTGGGGAGGACACACCACGAGCGCCTCGCGCTTGAAGTTGAGCTCCTTGTATTCTTCGGTATTGATCCAGTTCGCAACCCGCTCGATCTCTTCGGCGGGTGTCTCGGTAACCGGATTTACTGCTAGGCCAAGATTGTTAGCCATAATCGTATCTCCTTTGGGGAGCGGTTCTTTTCCGCTCTGGCTGCGTAAGTCTTCGGCACCGGTTGTGCGGCGTAGCGCTGCTACGCCTCCGCCCGGTCCCTCGACAGCCTTGCCAGGACGAAAAACTCCTCGCTCCCTGATTCATCGTCGGGACTCATCCGTCCACGATCGGTGGATTTTCTATGATCTTTCAAACACCGGCGTCCGATTTTGCGTCAGATCGTCGCCGGCCCGAGGCGAGCCGCGGAGGCGTAGCAGCGCTACGCCGCACAAGAGCGAGCCGAGGTCCGGGGGCGAGATGGCGTGAAAGCGGGCGCCATCAAAGCGCCTAGAAAGGCGCTTTGACAAGCGACCACGTGGGCGAATTTATCGCCATATCTATATCCCTGGCAAAGATCGGAAAACCCTTATACCCATGATACGGCCCGGAATAATCCCAGCTGTGCATCTGCCGGAACGGTATCCCCATCTTCTGGAACAGGTACTTCTCCTTGATCCCGGAGGCGACGAGGTCCGGCTGCAGCACGTGGGCAAACTGCTCCATCTCGAATTCGGACGCGTCGTCGTAGACCACGGTGGCATCGGGCATCTCCGGGGCGGTCCGTTCGTAGTCGTCGGTATGGGCGAACTCGTAGCCGGACCCCACGCAAACCATCCCCAGGTCCTCATACGCGCCGATGGTGTGGCGGGGACGAAGGCCGCCGACGTAGATCATCACCTTCTTCCCTTCGAGACGCGGGCGGTACTCGTCGATCACCGCCTGCATCTGCGCGTCGTACTTGGCGATCACCGCCTCCACTTTCTGCTTGATGGTGTCGTCGAAGAGCTCGGCGAGCTTGCGAAGCGATTCCCTGATTTTGGTCGGGCCGAAGAAGTTGAGCTCGATCCAGGGGATGCCGTACTTCTCCTCCATCACCTTGCACATGTAGTTCATGGAGCGGTAGCAGTGGATGACGTTCAGCTTCACCTGGTGCGTCGCGGCGATCTTCTCCATCTCGCCGTCGCCGGTCCAGACCGCCTTCACGTTGAATCCGCACTCCTCAAGCAGCGGCTTTGTCGACCAGGCGTCGCCACCGATGTTGTACTCGCCGATGAGGGCAATGTCGTAGGGGCCGATGGGCTCGGAAAACTCCCGGGTCTCGATGATGTAGTCGCGGATGGTGTCGTTACTTATGTGGTGGCCGAGGGACTGCGAGACGCCCCGGAACCCCTCGCAGTTGCAGGGGATGATCGGGATGTCGAGCTCTTTGGCGGAGGTCTTCGCCACGGCATTGATGTCGTCGCCGATGAGGCCGACGGGGCACTCGGAGAGGACCGAAATCCCCTTGGCCAGCGGGAAGAGGTCCTTTGCCTCCTTGAGGAGCACCTTGAGCTTCTTGTCACCGCCGTAGACGATGTCCTTCTCCTGGAAGTCGGAGGTGAACTGCATCCCGAACTGGTCGACTCCGAGCTTCCCGGTCATCAGATTTCGGCGTGTGCCCCAGGAGTACCAGCCGCAACCGACCGGGCCGTGGGATACGTGCACCATGTCGCGGATCGGCCCCCAGACGACCCCTTTCGCTCCTGCGTAGGCGCAGCCCCGGGCGCTCATCACGCCGGGAACGGTCTTCTTGTTGGACTTGACGCAGGCGGTACAGTTAGCCTGATCATTGGGCGCCAGGTGCGGCGCCCGTTTTTTCCGACCCTTCTCGGGGTAGACTTCCAGGACTTTGTCGATCATCTCCTGGGTTGATTCTTTGGTAATGCCTTCGACTGTAGTTATTGACATATATCTCTCCATTCAACGGCTCCGCCAAAAGCCCATCTGCTGCGTTCCGCTCCGGGCCGTGGCGCTCAACGTAGCGCTGCTACGCCTCGCACCCCGGTCCTCGCGCGCCTTGCATATGGAGCTTTTTGCGAACCCGAGAGGTTTTCTAAAACCCTTTGGACGAACGATTTTGATGCCAGGTCGGTGTCGACCGAGGAGCGCCGCGGAGACGTAGCAGCGCTACGTCGCACAAGGACGCCCCGCAGGGCGGCGCCGAGATGGCGCAAAAGCGTTTGGACATTACTTAGCAGCGGCTTCCGCGACACCTACAATCGACTCGTCCTCCGCTTCCATGATTCCGAACTCCATGAGCAGGTCTTCCAGCTCATCCATCTCCAGCGGGGTCGGCACCACAAGCATCTTGTTGTCGAGGATCTTCTGAGCCAGCATCCGGTACTCTTCCGCCTGCTTGTGCTCCGGCGAATACTCGATAACCGTCATGCGCCGCAGCTCTGCCCGCTGCACCTGGTTGTCCCGCGGGACGAAGTGTATCATCTGGGTCCCGAGCTTCCGCGCCAACGCCTCGATCAGCTCATACTCCTTGTCCGTCTTGCGGGAGTTGCAGATCAACCCGGCGAGCCTGACCTTTCCGGAGGAGGCATACTTGAGTATTCCCTTGGCGATGTTATTGGCGGCATACATGGCCATCATCTCGCCGGAGCAGACGATGTAGATCTCCTCCGCCTTGTTCTCGCGGATCGGCATTGCGAATCCGCCGCAGACAACATCTCCTAAAACATCGTAGAAGACGAAGTCGAGGTCGGGGGTATAGGCCCCATTTTCCTCAAGGAAGTTGATGGCAGTGATGACGCCACGGCCGGCGCAGCCGACACCCGGCTCGGGACCGCCAGATTCTACGCATTTCACGTCGCCGTACCCCATCTTCAGCACGTCTTCCAGCTCCAGGTCCTCCACCGTGCCCCGCTCCCGGACCAGGTCCATCACCGTAGCCTGCGCCTTGGCATGGAGGATCAAGCGGGTGGAGTCCGCCTTCGGATCGCACCCGACGATCATCACCTTCTTGCCGAGGGAGGCGAGCCCCGCCACCGTATTCTGGGTCGTCGTGGACTTGCCGATACCGCCCTTGCCATAAATCGCGATCTGTCTCATGTTCTCTCCTTTGGGGACCGCCGCTTTCGCGCGTCTTGCACGCCGGCTCCTCGTCGGCATCCTCGACGTAGCGCTGCTACGCCTGCGGTGCCTTCTCGTCGCCGTCGCACAATCCATCACCAAATCGACGGTCCCTGGTTTTGTGTCGGGGCAACAAAAAAGGCGCCCCATTTGTTAAATGGCGGGCGCCTTTGCCGAACTTCAATCAATAGTGAATACGTCGGCGTATTCGAGTTGGTTTGTTTTGTCTGGGTTAGAGCATCGAGTGTGCCAATACGGAAACTGCTGGATTTTCAAGCATTCAACTTCTGCATCCGTATCCAGCCAGCCTACCGACGGTGCATGTGCTATGTTTTTAGGCAAAACCGACTGGCGAATGATTTCAAGGTCAGGTCGGTGGCTTCCAAGGAAGAGCGCGGAGGCGTGGCAGCGCCACGCTGCACAAGCGATGACGAAGGAAACACCGAGATGGCCCGAAAGCGTTCGCCACAAACCGAATGGCGAATGATTTCGAGGTCAGGTCTTGGCTTCCAAGGAAGAGCGCGGAGGCGTGGTAGCACCACGCTGCACAAGCGATGACGAAGGAAACGCCGTGATGGCCCGAAAGCGTTCGCCACAAACCGAATGGCGAATGATTTCGAGGTCAGGTCTTGGCTTCCAAGGAAGAGCGCGGAGGCGTAGCGGGAGCTACATCGCACAAGCGATGAAGAAGGCAACGTCAAGATGGCCCGAAAGCATTCGCTACAAAACACCGTGACGAACGATTTCGAGGTCAGGTCGGTGTGGAGCTAGGCAAGCCGCGGAGGCGTAGCAGCGCTACGCCGCACAAGAGCGAGCCGAAGCCCCGCGCCGAGATGGCCCGAAAGCGTTCGTCACCCCTCCGTGAGCAGGATGGCTTCTGCTATCTGCCTCATACTCTTGCGCTTATCCATCGCAAGCTTCTGCATCCTCCGGAACGCCTCCGGCTCCGAGAGCCCCTGGGTCCGCATGAGGACACCCTTCGCCTTCTCGATCACCTTCCGGCTTTCTATGACCTCCTTCAGGTCCTCCACCTGCTCCTTCAACTCCTCCACCTCGTCCGCATGAGCAAAGGCAAGCTCTATCGCCGGCCACAGGTCCTGCTCCCGGAACGGCTTCGTGAGGAATGCAGCAATGCCGCTTTCTTTTGCACGTTTGACCGTCTCCGGGTCATGGCATGCAGTGAGGAGAAGGATGGGGATCTTCAGCTTCGCCCGTATCTGCTGAGCTGCCGTAATCCCGTCCTGCTCCGGCATCGAAACATCGAGAAGCGCGACATCGGGAAGCTTGTCCAGCGCCAGCTCGACGGCCCGTTTCCCGTCGCCGCATTCATAGATTTGATCGAAGCCGAGTTCCTTCAGCTTCTTGTTAATGCTACCCCTGACAATCGCTTCGTCTTCAGCTATCAAAACACTTTTCACGTGTCACCGCCTTCCGTGGGATGCCGTCCTTGTAGGGGGTACTCAGCATGATTCATTCCAACCGGTGGTTATACCTGCCATCCATGCCGTGAAGCCCTAATCCACAAGCCCTCGGAGCCCCTTTTACGACTTCGGCACATTGCAAACAGGATGAGGAAAAAAGAGGCAGAAACGGGATGGCGCTGCGTTCCCCTCCCCCCATATTTCTCTTAGCCTGAACCCCGCTCCGGAGTTGACATCGTGATGAGATAGCTATAATGATAGTCCTACGACTATAGGGCAGCGCCGCAGGGGCTACTGGTATCTCTCATTGCAAAGAGGCTTTCGTGAAACGACATATTCTCATCCCCGCCATTCTGCTTCTCCTCGCCGCAGTTGCAGCCGTCTGGCATTTCACCCGTAGCGAACCGAAAGAACCGCCAGGCATAAAAGTCTCCGGCACTATCGAGGTCACCGATGTTGCCGTCAGCTTCAAGATCCCCGGTCGGGTCGAGGAGCGGCTGGTGGACGAAGGAGAGGCCGTAACGGCGGGGCAGCTTATTGCGAGACTCGATGACCAGGACCAGAACCACGAAGTGGCGGCAAGGCAAGGGGAAGTCAATGCCGTACGGGCCGCCCTGGCGGAACTGGAAGCAGGGTCCCGCAGCGAGGAAATAGCCCAGGCCGAAGCGGCTTTTCAGCGCGCAAAGGCGGAGAGCGAGCGGTTCAAGGTAGATTACGAGCGGGACAAAGCGCTTTTTGCGAGGGAGGTAATCCCGGCTCGGCAACTGGACGCGTCGCGCACGGCATTCGAGACCTCCCGGGCCGCAGCACGGGAAGCGGCCGAACGGCTTTCACTCGTTCGGAAGGGACCGCGACAGGAGACCATCTCCCAGGCCCGCGCACGGCTCCAGAGTGCCGAAGCCGCCCTCGCCGAAGCAAAGACACGCCTAGGCTACACCGAACTTCGCTCCCCCCTCACCGGGGTTGTTCTTGCAAAGCATACGGAGCCGGGGGAGCTGGTGGCCGCCGGCACCCCGTTAGTGACAGTGGGAAACCTGCACGACGTCTGGCTGCGGGCATACATAACGGAGACCGACCTGGGAAGGGTCAAGCTCGGACAGAAGGCACGGGTGACAAGCGACAGCTGGCCGGGAAAGGCCTTCGACGGTACCATCACCTTCATCTCCTCCGAAGCGGAGTTCACGCCGAAGAACGTGCAGACCGAGAAGGAACGGGTGAAGCTCGTCTATCGTATCAAGATCTCGGTGGGGAACCCGCAGCAGGAGTTGAAGCCGGGAATGCCGGCGGATGCTTTGATACTGGCTGACAACCGGTAGCTTGCCACAGAGACACCGAGACGCAGAGAATACCATGTCTCGTCAGACAAACAGATGCAAAGATGATGCATGACGGGTGATTAGAGCTATGAGGGTGGCCAAAAGCCAGGCTGCGGGAGGTTCCACCCGCTCCCGCTCCGCACCTCCCAATATCGCTTTATTACAACTTTTCCTCTGGGCCTCTGTGTCTCTGTGGCGAATTTAGGCGCAGTGTCTCTGTGCCTCTGTGGCAGGTTAGGTTCATGGATGCAATTACAACAGACAACCTCACCAAGCGCTTCGCCGGAGTAACCGCCGTCTCCGGGCTCTCCCTCTCGGTGGCGCAGGGGGAGCTCTTCGGCCTTATCGGCCCCGACGGGGCGGGTAAAACCACAACCCTGCGGATGCTTGCCGCCATCATGGACCCGGATGCCGGAGAGGCCCGTGTGCTTGGGCGTGACACGGTGCGCGAAGCAGCTCCCCTCAAGAACGACATCGGGTACATGAGCCAGCGGTTCGGCCTCTACCCTGATCTCACGGTGCTCGAAAACATCCACTTCTATGCCGACATCTTCGGTGTCTCGAAGAAGGAGCGTGCCCCACAGGTGGAGCGCCTACTCACCTTCAGCAACCTCGGCCCCTTTCGCGGGCGACTTGCCGGCAAGCTCTCGGGTGGCATGAAGCAGAAGCTCGGCCTCGCCTGCGCACTGATCCACAGGCCGAAGATACTCCTGCTAGACGAGCCCACCAACGGCGTGGACCCGGTTTCCCGCAGGGATTTCTGGCGAATTCTCTATCAGCTGCTTACCGAGGGTGTCACAATCTTCGTCTCCACCGCCTACCTCGACGAAGCCGACCGCTGCCACCGGGTCGGGCTTCTCCACGAGGGAAAACTCCTCGCCTGCGACGCGCCGATGAAGCTCCGGTCCCTAGTCTCGGGGCAGGTCCTGGAGATCGCCACTTCCGACGCCCGCCGAGCGGCACCTTTTCTGCGGGAGCGGTTCCCAGGACATCCGGTGGGCGTCTTCGGGGACAAGATCCACATAACTGCCACCGATCCGGAAACGACCTCTTCGGCGGTGGAGGAGGCCCTGCGGCAGGCTGCAATACCCTATCATCCCCCCCGCACTGTGGAAGCGAACCTGGAGGACGTCTTCGTTTCGATCCTCACGGCCTCCCGTTCCGATGAAGACGCTGTGCGCCCCTCCGCCGCTTTCCCGGCTGAGGTGCCAAGAGCGGCATCCGATCGGCAAGGCCAAGAGCCCCCTTCCGTATCGCTGCGATCGCTGGGAAAGCGGTTCGGGGACTTCACCGCCGTCGCAGGGATCAGTCTCGACGTTCGCCGGGGAGAGATCTTCGGGTTCCTCGGCCCCAACGGAGCCGGGAAATCGACCACCATCCGGATGCTCTGCGGCATCCTCCCTCCTTCAGCCGGCACCGGCACGGTGGCAGGGTATGACGTGGTGACCCAGGCGGAGGAGATCAAGAAAAACATCGGCTACATGAGCCAGCGTTTTTCACTCTATGAAGACCTGACGGTTGAGGAGAACATCGATTTCTACAGCGGGATTTACCGCATTCCACCTGACAGGCGCCGGAGCAGAAAGGAGTGGGTGATAGAGATGGCAGGGCTCGCCGGGCACCGGCGATCGCTGACGGGAAACCTTTCGGGGGGGTGGAAACAGCGCCTCGCTCTTGGATGCTCCATCCTCCACCAACCGCCTGTGATCTTCCTCGACGAGCCGACCTCCGGGGTCGATCCGATCAGCCGCAGGCAGTTCTGGGACCTCATCTACCACCTGTCGGCTGAGGGTGTGACGGTTTTCGTTACAACCCACTACATGGACGAGGCGGAGTACTGCGACCGGCTCGGGCTAATCTACCGGGGCGAACTGATTGCCCTCGGTTCTCCGGCGGAACTGAAGACGCAGCATATGCCGGAACAGGTGCTGGAAGTATCGTCCGAACGCCCCCAGGAGGCGATGGAAGTCCTTGAAAATCTGGCCGGAGTAAAGCATGCCGCGCTCTTCGGTCAGAGTATTCATGTGGTAGTCAAGGAAGAGAAGACTGGAGAATCGGAACTTGCAAGGGCTCTGGCCGACCGCAACTTCAGAGTCACGGCGATCAACCGGATACTTCCCTCCCTGGAGGATGTCTTCGTCTCCCTAATCGAGGCACGGGACGAGCAGGATAAGGCTCAACGATGAACCTGCAGCGCGTAATAGCAGTGGCCCGGAAGGAATTCCTCCACGTCCTTCGCGACCCCCGGAGCCTCGGGATGGGCATCGGTATCCCGCTCCTTCTCCTTTTCCTCTTCGGTTATGCGCTTACCCTCGATGTGGACCGTGTCCCCCTCGTCGTCTGGGACCAGAGCGGCACCCCCGAAAGCCGCGAGTTTACGAGCCGTTTCACCGGTTCGAGCTATTTTTCCCTCCAGAGATCGGTCTCGGGTTACGGCGAGATAGAGACGGCCATCGACACCCGCCAGGCACTGGCCGCCCTCGTCATCCCCTCCGGTTTCGCCAGGAGCCTCGCGAAGGGAGACGCGCCGGTCCAACTGATCCTCGACGGGAGCGACGCCAACACGGCGACCATCGCCCTCGGCTACGCCGAAGCGGTAACGGGCGACTATTCCCGGCGGATTTCCCTCCACCCGACGCCGCTTCTCGACCTGCGCCCCCGGGTCTGGTTCAACGACGAGATGGAGTCGCGAAACTACATATTCCCCGGGCTCATCGCAGTGATCATGAT from Geobacter sp. DSM 9736 includes the following:
- a CDS encoding ATP-binding cassette domain-containing protein; this encodes MDAITTDNLTKRFAGVTAVSGLSLSVAQGELFGLIGPDGAGKTTTLRMLAAIMDPDAGEARVLGRDTVREAAPLKNDIGYMSQRFGLYPDLTVLENIHFYADIFGVSKKERAPQVERLLTFSNLGPFRGRLAGKLSGGMKQKLGLACALIHRPKILLLDEPTNGVDPVSRRDFWRILYQLLTEGVTIFVSTAYLDEADRCHRVGLLHEGKLLACDAPMKLRSLVSGQVLEIATSDARRAAPFLRERFPGHPVGVFGDKIHITATDPETTSSAVEEALRQAAIPYHPPRTVEANLEDVFVSILTASRSDEDAVRPSAAFPAEVPRAASDRQGQEPPSVSLRSLGKRFGDFTAVAGISLDVRRGEIFGFLGPNGAGKSTTIRMLCGILPPSAGTGTVAGYDVVTQAEEIKKNIGYMSQRFSLYEDLTVEENIDFYSGIYRIPPDRRRSRKEWVIEMAGLAGHRRSLTGNLSGGWKQRLALGCSILHQPPVIFLDEPTSGVDPISRRQFWDLIYHLSAEGVTVFVTTHYMDEAEYCDRLGLIYRGELIALGSPAELKTQHMPEQVLEVSSERPQEAMEVLENLAGVKHAALFGQSIHVVVKEEKTGESELARALADRNFRVTAINRILPSLEDVFVSLIEARDEQDKAQR